The Chloroflexota bacterium genome window below encodes:
- a CDS encoding ATP-grasp domain-containing protein — MRPAEPKRVVVLYNETEELNKGEPQDLIADRGVIACAHAVAEALESKGFGVRLVTTSLDLLADLAPYPPSEYVVFNLAEGLNGRFFEEARVALTLEAMGYCFTGADGYTLATAANKARTKTLLERAGVPTPPWQLFRSADEVPLQPMYNLPFPLIVKPVSEDASLGIGPDAIVCDLESLRRRVTYINTRYRQAALAESFIDGREFNVSLWGNPVEALPLAELDFSAFPNPLERIVSFAAKWLDGSFEYEHTPVICPAKVDPRLGHTIAETARAAYEALGCKGYGRVDMRVAGGMPYVLEINPNPDISPDAGFFRAARAGGYEYAGMITRILTTALQDEPHRPAFGTIPLVSPQHHAYDHIR; from the coding sequence GTGAGGCCGGCCGAGCCTAAGCGGGTCGTTGTCCTTTATAACGAAACGGAAGAACTGAACAAGGGCGAGCCGCAGGATCTCATCGCCGACCGAGGTGTCATTGCCTGCGCTCATGCGGTTGCCGAGGCCTTAGAAAGCAAAGGCTTCGGGGTCCGTTTAGTCACAACCTCGCTGGACCTCCTCGCCGACCTGGCCCCATATCCACCCTCTGAATACGTTGTGTTCAACTTGGCGGAGGGGCTAAATGGGCGTTTCTTCGAGGAAGCGCGAGTGGCCTTGACATTAGAGGCTATGGGTTACTGTTTTACTGGTGCCGATGGGTACACATTGGCCACAGCCGCCAACAAAGCGCGAACCAAAACCTTGCTGGAACGAGCAGGTGTCCCAACCCCTCCCTGGCAACTTTTTCGCAGCGCCGATGAAGTGCCTCTGCAGCCAATGTATAACTTGCCTTTCCCCCTCATCGTCAAGCCTGTATCCGAAGATGCCAGCCTTGGCATTGGACCTGACGCTATCGTTTGCGATCTAGAATCGCTGCGTCGCCGCGTAACTTATATCAATACCCGTTACCGTCAAGCAGCGCTGGCCGAATCGTTCATAGATGGGCGAGAGTTCAACGTCTCTTTGTGGGGCAACCCTGTAGAAGCGTTGCCGTTGGCAGAACTCGACTTCAGTGCCTTCCCGAATCCGCTGGAGCGCATTGTCTCGTTCGCGGCGAAGTGGTTGGATGGGTCGTTCGAATACGAGCACACCCCTGTGATTTGCCCCGCCAAAGTGGACCCAAGACTAGGACACACTATTGCGGAAACCGCGCGTGCGGCCTATGAGGCGTTAGGCTGCAAAGGGTATGGGCGGGTGGATATGCGAGTGGCAGGTGGGATGCCCTACGTACTCGAAATCAACCCCAACCCGGATATTTCGCCGGACGCAGGCTTCTTCCGCGCCGCCCGTGCAGGTGGCTATGAGTATGCCGGGATGATCACGCGTATTTTGACTACGGCCCTGCAAGATGAACCTCATCGCCCTGCGTTTGGAACTATACCCCTGGTGTCGCCGCAGCATCATGCCTACGATCACATCCGCTAA
- a CDS encoding GNAT family N-acetyltransferase, whose protein sequence is MPTITSAKREDSDRILSIATEVGVFSPTEIATVGELLQDSLTKSDGGGYTFLVYRDEAGQVLGFTVYGPHPLTAGTYDLYWLCVSTSAQGHGVGTALLRRVEEDLQALGGRLLIAETSSTPGYGPARRFYERHGFAREAVIRDFYAPGDSLVIYTKHIQ, encoded by the coding sequence ATGCCTACGATCACATCCGCTAAACGCGAGGACAGCGATCGCATTCTCTCCATCGCCACAGAGGTGGGAGTCTTCTCACCCACTGAAATCGCCACGGTAGGCGAACTGTTACAGGATTCCCTGACCAAGTCCGATGGCGGCGGATACACATTCCTGGTCTATCGCGACGAGGCGGGACAGGTGCTCGGTTTTACCGTCTATGGCCCGCATCCGCTGACTGCGGGCACCTACGATTTGTACTGGTTGTGTGTGTCCACAAGTGCACAGGGGCATGGGGTTGGGACGGCACTCCTGCGGCGAGTGGAGGAGGATCTTCAGGCCTTGGGTGGTCGATTGCTCATCGCCGAAACGTCCAGCACTCCGGGGTATGGCCCTGCACGGCGTTTTTATGAGCGACATGGCTTCGCCCGTGAAGCGGTGATCCGCGATTTTTATGCCCCCGGTGACAGTCTGGTTATTTACACAAAGCACATCCAATGA
- the pdxS gene encoding pyridoxal 5'-phosphate synthase lyase subunit PdxS yields MERETGTWTVKTGLAQMLKGGVIMDVVTPEHARIAEDAGACAVMALERVPADIRAHGGVARMSDPELILQIMDAVTIPVMAKCRIGHFVEAQVLEALGVDFIDESEVLTPADEEHHINKHLFKVPFVCGCRNLGEALRRIGEGAAMIRTKGEAGTGNVVEAVRHARAVLGEIRRLQGMAPEELMAAAKEMGAPYDLVVQVAKEGKLPVVNFAAGGIATPADAALMMQLGMDGVFVGSGIFKSANPARRARAIVEAVTHYNDPAIIAEVSKGLGEAMPGLEISAIPEPERLAVRGW; encoded by the coding sequence ATGGAAAGAGAGACAGGGACCTGGACTGTTAAAACTGGGTTAGCACAAATGCTGAAGGGCGGGGTGATCATGGATGTGGTAACGCCTGAACACGCCCGCATTGCTGAGGATGCCGGAGCCTGCGCGGTCATGGCGTTAGAACGCGTTCCAGCCGACATCCGTGCCCATGGTGGTGTGGCTCGGATGAGTGACCCCGAGTTGATCCTGCAAATCATGGACGCGGTGACCATCCCGGTAATGGCGAAGTGTCGCATTGGACACTTTGTTGAGGCCCAGGTACTGGAAGCGTTGGGTGTGGACTTCATTGACGAAAGCGAAGTGCTCACCCCGGCTGACGAAGAGCACCACATTAACAAGCATTTGTTCAAAGTGCCTTTCGTCTGCGGATGCCGTAACCTTGGCGAAGCATTACGGCGAATCGGCGAAGGCGCGGCCATGATCCGTACCAAAGGCGAAGCCGGCACAGGCAATGTAGTGGAAGCCGTGCGCCATGCCCGAGCCGTCTTGGGCGAGATCCGGCGCTTGCAGGGCATGGCCCCTGAGGAACTGATGGCTGCGGCCAAGGAGATGGGTGCACCATACGACCTAGTAGTGCAGGTGGCGAAGGAGGGCAAATTGCCGGTCGTGAACTTCGCCGCGGGAGGCATCGCCACGCCTGCTGATGCTGCTCTGATGATGCAATTGGGGATGGACGGTGTTTTCGTTGGCTCCGGCATTTTCAAGTCGGCAAACCCGGCACGGCGGGCCCGCGCGATCGTGGAGGCCGTTACCCATTACAATGATCCCGCTATCATCGCCGAGGTTTCCAAAGGGCTGGGAGAGGCTATGCCCGGGCTGGAAATCTCGGCCATACCGGAACCAGAGCGGCTTGCAGTGCGTGGCTGGTAG
- the pdxT gene encoding pyridoxal 5'-phosphate synthase glutaminase subunit PdxT gives MTTIGVLALQGAFVEHEKMLRRLGVETRQVRLPAQLRGLDGLIIPGGESTTIGRLATTYDLIDPLRHLAEEGFPVWGTCAGMILLARDIGRRQPLIGVMDMRVERNAFGRQVDSFETDLVVPALDSVASAAERGLPFHAIFIRAPSILSVGKDVQILAALDDNMIVAAQQGNLLATAFHPELGDDSRFHRYFLRLVECRK, from the coding sequence TTGACTACCATTGGTGTGCTCGCCCTTCAGGGGGCCTTTGTGGAACACGAAAAAATGTTGCGCCGATTGGGAGTGGAAACGCGACAGGTGCGGCTCCCGGCGCAACTAAGGGGGCTGGATGGCCTAATTATCCCTGGTGGAGAGAGTACCACTATTGGCCGGCTTGCCACAACCTATGACTTGATCGACCCGCTACGCCATTTGGCAGAAGAAGGTTTTCCCGTGTGGGGCACGTGCGCGGGTATGATCTTACTCGCTCGGGACATCGGTCGTCGCCAGCCGCTTATTGGCGTAATGGATATGCGAGTGGAACGAAACGCTTTCGGGCGACAGGTTGACAGTTTTGAAACCGACTTGGTTGTCCCTGCGCTGGACAGCGTGGCAAGTGCAGCGGAAAGAGGGCTTCCTTTCCACGCCATCTTTATCCGCGCGCCCTCCATCCTAAGCGTGGGGAAGGATGTACAAATCCTGGCGGCCCTGGACGATAATATGATCGTCGCGGCGCAACAGGGAAACCTGCTGGCAACGGCCTTTCATCCCGAACTAGGCGACGATTCGCGTTTCCACCGCTACTTTCTTCGCCTGGTGGAGTGCCGAAAATAG
- a CDS encoding AAA family ATPase has protein sequence MQLEITDDLDALVKVLPPEIAAALIAANRAEDLLEVVLDLGRVPEARFIDKELALGEKEVTQAEIDYVVSRIGDFGDDNRAGIARTLHRISAIRNRAGRIVGLTCRVGRAVYGTIDIIRDIVESGKSIMLLGRPGVGKTTMLREVARVLAEKKRVIIVDTSNEIGGDGDIPHPAIGRARRMQVPTPALQHAVMIEAVENHMPEVIVIDEIGTELEAAAARTIAERGVQLVGTAHGNTLDNLMMNPTLCDLVGGIQTVTLSDEEARRRGTQKSVLERKAPPTFDVVVEIQDWQHVAVRHDVAAAVDAILRGRVLPPEIRYRDVNGEIHIEKAPVSAAVSGREMPPSVTRKPIEPGKPVRIYPYGISQSRLRQASKNLNLPTIIVDELSQADAFMTLKSYYRKRPQIISDAERRGLPIYVLRSNTITQMQDYLADIFGVDSEVDPVSAAMNETREAIDRILSGARSSVDLSPQSAYVRRLQHEMAREANLLSHSKGKEPHRRVRIYQNNG, from the coding sequence ATGCAACTTGAGATTACCGATGATCTGGATGCCTTAGTTAAAGTACTTCCGCCAGAGATCGCCGCGGCACTCATTGCGGCGAACAGGGCGGAAGATCTACTCGAGGTGGTGTTGGATCTTGGCCGGGTTCCAGAAGCCCGATTTATTGACAAGGAACTGGCCCTGGGTGAAAAAGAGGTGACACAGGCGGAGATCGACTACGTCGTTTCGCGTATCGGCGATTTCGGGGACGATAATCGCGCTGGCATTGCGCGCACATTGCACCGCATCTCGGCTATTCGCAACCGCGCAGGCCGTATCGTGGGGCTTACTTGTCGCGTGGGTCGCGCTGTCTATGGAACCATTGACATCATTCGCGATATTGTCGAGTCAGGCAAGAGCATCATGCTCCTAGGTCGCCCTGGTGTGGGCAAAACAACGATGCTGCGCGAGGTCGCCCGTGTCTTAGCAGAGAAGAAGCGGGTGATCATAGTGGATACATCCAACGAAATCGGTGGCGACGGTGATATCCCACATCCCGCTATCGGCCGGGCGCGGCGGATGCAAGTGCCTACGCCTGCCTTGCAACATGCGGTTATGATAGAGGCAGTCGAGAACCACATGCCCGAGGTTATCGTCATTGACGAGATTGGGACAGAGTTAGAGGCCGCAGCGGCGCGTACCATCGCTGAGCGCGGCGTGCAGTTAGTGGGCACTGCCCACGGCAATACCCTCGACAACCTGATGATGAATCCGACCCTGTGCGATTTAGTGGGCGGAATCCAAACCGTCACATTGAGCGATGAAGAAGCCCGGCGCCGAGGGACACAGAAATCGGTGTTGGAGCGCAAGGCTCCCCCCACTTTCGATGTGGTCGTGGAAATACAGGACTGGCAACATGTGGCAGTGCGCCATGACGTAGCAGCGGCAGTGGACGCCATTTTGCGCGGGCGCGTCCTGCCTCCAGAGATACGCTACCGTGATGTGAACGGTGAAATCCATATCGAGAAGGCTCCTGTGTCGGCTGCTGTTTCGGGGCGTGAAATGCCCCCATCTGTAACGAGAAAACCAATCGAGCCTGGAAAGCCGGTACGTATCTACCCTTACGGAATCAGCCAGAGCCGGCTGCGCCAGGCCAGCAAGAACCTCAACTTGCCGACCATCATAGTAGACGAACTGAGTCAAGCCGACGCGTTTATGACTCTTAAGAGCTATTATCGCAAACGCCCGCAGATCATCAGCGATGCCGAGCGGCGAGGACTGCCAATTTACGTGTTGCGTAGCAATACAATCACCCAGATGCAAGACTACCTGGCCGATATCTTTGGCGTGGACTCGGAGGTTGACCCAGTCTCCGCAGCCATGAATGAGACCCGGGAAGCAATTGATAGGATATTGAGTGGGGCCCGTAGCTCAGTGGATCTGTCGCCGCAATCGGCCTACGTGCGAAGGCTCCAACATGAAATGGCACGCGAGGCCAATTTGCTCTCCCACAGCAAGGGCAAGGAACCACACCGCCGGGTGCGTATTTACCAAAACAACGGTTAG
- a CDS encoding dTMP kinase — protein sequence MFITFEGPDGSGKTTQIKALYRHLRRRGFRTILTREPGGTSIGDQIRAVLHDVKNTDMQPNTEILLYSASRAQLVGQVIRPALERGDIVLCDRYAESTLAYQGYGHGLDLNVLRIITHFATGGLRPDLIVYLDISAEEGLRRKLAAFEAGKGELNRMDQHELDFHRRVREGYLKMATAEPDRWLVVDASQPIQAVQRVIREKVDAFLSGIKSGAGVRV from the coding sequence ATGTTTATCACGTTTGAGGGGCCAGACGGCAGCGGCAAAACCACTCAGATAAAAGCCTTATACAGGCACCTTCGCCGCCGGGGATTCAGGACTATTCTAACCCGCGAGCCGGGTGGGACGAGCATAGGCGACCAGATACGCGCAGTACTCCACGATGTGAAAAACACCGACATGCAACCAAACACCGAGATCTTGCTTTACTCCGCCTCTCGCGCTCAGTTGGTTGGCCAAGTCATTAGACCGGCGCTGGAACGGGGCGATATTGTGCTTTGTGACCGCTATGCGGAATCCACTTTGGCCTATCAGGGCTATGGACACGGCCTGGATCTGAACGTGCTACGCATCATCACCCATTTCGCTACCGGCGGCCTGCGACCGGATCTCATCGTCTACTTGGACATCAGCGCTGAGGAGGGTCTGCGCCGTAAACTGGCTGCATTTGAGGCAGGGAAAGGCGAACTAAATCGCATGGATCAACACGAACTGGATTTCCATCGCCGGGTGCGAGAAGGCTATCTAAAGATGGCGACTGCCGAGCCGGATCGATGGTTGGTAGTGGACGCCTCCCAACCTATACAGGCTGTGCAACGGGTTATACGTGAGAAGGTGGACGCCTTCTTGAGCGGGATAAAGTCAGGTGCGGGGGTTAGAGTGTAG
- a CDS encoding cyclic-di-AMP receptor produces MKLIVSIVHSDDADGLIAALQKCGYRSTKISTTGGFLREGNATILIGVDDAAVEPVLGIIKESCHTRTQLVNPLPPVMEPGELYIPSPIEVQVGGATVFVLDIERWEKF; encoded by the coding sequence ATGAAACTGATTGTGAGTATTGTGCATAGTGATGATGCAGATGGGCTCATAGCCGCCTTACAAAAATGCGGCTACCGCTCCACGAAAATCAGCACTACTGGCGGATTCCTGCGCGAAGGCAATGCCACTATCCTGATTGGGGTGGACGACGCAGCCGTAGAACCAGTGTTGGGCATTATCAAGGAGAGTTGCCACACCCGCACCCAACTCGTGAACCCCCTGCCCCCGGTTATGGAGCCAGGTGAACTATACATACCCAGCCCCATCGAAGTGCAGGTGGGCGGGGCAACTGTTTTCGTACTGGATATTGAGCGGTGGGAGAAGTTCTAA
- a CDS encoding zinc ribbon domain-containing protein: MPIYEYRCNDCRRRVSIFWRSFSEITEPRCPHCGGRHLTRLVSRVATLRSEESRLESLADSSVLTDLDENDPRSLARFMKHMSAEMGEDLGDEFNEVVERLEAGQSPEEIESEMPGLGGEPAPEF, encoded by the coding sequence GTGCCTATCTACGAGTATCGCTGTAACGACTGTCGGCGACGGGTATCCATCTTCTGGCGCAGTTTCTCCGAAATCACAGAACCACGTTGCCCCCACTGCGGTGGAAGGCACTTGACCCGTTTGGTTTCTCGCGTCGCCACACTCAGATCCGAGGAGAGCCGTCTGGAGTCGCTGGCTGATTCCAGCGTGCTGACCGACTTGGATGAGAATGACCCTCGGAGTCTGGCCCGTTTTATGAAGCACATGAGTGCGGAAATGGGCGAAGATCTCGGCGACGAATTCAACGAAGTGGTAGAACGCCTGGAAGCTGGACAGTCGCCGGAGGAAATAGAGTCTGAAATGCCAGGGTTGGGAGGCGAACCCGCTCCCGAGTTTTAG
- a CDS encoding DUF370 domain-containing protein, whose amino-acid sequence MRSIELVHVGYGGIIAANRVLAVLSPDSAPVKRIIRNAKENGMAIDMTYGRRTKAVIVLDSGHIALAALQPETIAGRLQGSQEKVFRAPLQSQDDESLGEE is encoded by the coding sequence ATGCGCAGCATAGAACTGGTACACGTTGGCTACGGGGGTATTATCGCAGCCAATCGCGTCTTGGCCGTTCTCAGCCCGGATTCTGCTCCTGTGAAACGCATCATCCGGAACGCCAAAGAAAACGGCATGGCCATTGACATGACCTACGGGCGACGCACTAAGGCTGTCATCGTCCTGGATAGTGGCCACATTGCCCTGGCGGCGCTGCAACCAGAAACGATTGCCGGGCGTCTCCAAGGCTCTCAGGAGAAGGTCTTCAGAGCACCACTTCAGTCCCAGGACGATGAAAGCCTCGGAGAGGAATAA
- a CDS encoding guanylate kinase: MSCEKPTPAVVDLRPYVERPNPLLIVLSGPSGVGKDAVIKRMKELGYPFHFVVTATTRPRRPHERDGVDYHFLTKEEFDSLLERGELIEHAVVYGNYMGVPKQEIREGLDSGQDVVMRVDVQGAATIRRLVPEAVFIFLIAPSEEALFARLRSRKTESPEALQLRLALAREEMKRLYEFDYVVVNRDGALDATVEKIMAIITAEKCRVRQRVVAL, encoded by the coding sequence ATGTCCTGCGAGAAACCAACGCCAGCAGTGGTTGACTTGCGACCTTATGTGGAACGGCCTAATCCGCTCCTGATTGTGCTCTCCGGCCCTTCGGGGGTGGGAAAAGATGCAGTGATCAAGCGGATGAAAGAACTTGGCTATCCATTCCATTTTGTGGTCACCGCCACCACCCGCCCACGAAGGCCACATGAGCGAGACGGTGTGGACTACCATTTCCTTACCAAAGAAGAGTTCGACTCGTTGCTTGAGCGGGGTGAACTTATCGAACACGCTGTTGTTTACGGTAACTACATGGGCGTCCCCAAGCAGGAAATCCGGGAGGGTTTGGATAGTGGCCAGGACGTGGTTATGCGCGTCGATGTGCAGGGGGCTGCAACTATCCGCAGATTGGTGCCCGAGGCTGTCTTCATCTTTCTTATTGCTCCCTCTGAGGAAGCGCTCTTTGCCCGACTTCGATCCCGCAAGACGGAATCACCAGAGGCACTGCAGTTGCGGCTCGCCCTGGCGCGTGAAGAGATGAAACGCTTGTACGAATTCGATTACGTGGTGGTCAATCGAGATGGGGCGTTGGATGCCACGGTGGAAAAAATAATGGCCATTATCACCGCCGAGAAATGCCGAGTGCGTCAGCGGGTAGTGGCACTTTAG
- the amrB gene encoding AmmeMemoRadiSam system protein B, with protein sequence MSSQNPNRVRHSVIAGSWYPGNERALRQTIERYIQAVPPTKLEGDLIGLIAPHAGYMYSGQVAAYAYKALENLHFERVVIISPMHRLYAGPFVTTDQDYYETPLGLVKVDREMVTLIDQAIGVRRVGEDDEHSLEIQLPFLQYMLGDFMLTPLMMGEQDYEHCRVLGDAVGKIFTAKNTLLVASTDLSHFHNYDTAVRMDKIVLDQIAKYDPEGLAKVLAMGQAEACGGGPVIAVMIAARHLGANHAQILKYANSGDVTGDRSGVVGYGAGVLYRMLAS encoded by the coding sequence ATGTCTTCCCAAAATCCCAATCGTGTTCGCCATTCGGTCATCGCTGGGTCTTGGTATCCTGGCAATGAGCGCGCATTGCGCCAGACGATCGAGCGCTACATACAGGCAGTGCCTCCAACAAAACTGGAGGGGGATCTCATCGGCCTGATTGCCCCTCATGCAGGTTATATGTATTCTGGACAAGTCGCTGCCTACGCCTATAAAGCCCTCGAAAATTTGCATTTCGAACGCGTCGTTATTATCTCGCCTATGCACCGCCTCTACGCCGGCCCCTTCGTAACGACAGACCAGGATTACTATGAGACTCCGCTAGGCTTAGTGAAAGTGGATAGGGAGATGGTAACGCTCATTGACCAGGCCATCGGGGTCCGCCGAGTGGGTGAGGATGACGAGCATTCCCTGGAAATTCAGCTCCCGTTCCTCCAGTACATGCTAGGCGATTTCATGCTGACCCCGTTGATGATGGGTGAGCAGGATTACGAACATTGTCGAGTTCTCGGTGACGCAGTGGGCAAAATCTTCACTGCGAAGAATACGCTTTTGGTTGCCAGCACAGATCTCTCTCATTTCCACAACTATGACACAGCAGTCCGGATGGATAAAATAGTGCTGGACCAGATCGCAAAATACGATCCAGAAGGTTTGGCCAAAGTGTTGGCAATGGGCCAAGCAGAAGCCTGTGGCGGTGGTCCAGTCATTGCTGTGATGATTGCAGCTCGGCACTTAGGAGCCAATCACGCGCAGATCTTAAAGTACGCCAACTCTGGCGATGTAACAGGGGACCGCAGTGGTGTTGTGGGTTACGGGGCTGGTGTGCTTTACCGGATGCTGGCGTCATAG
- the priA gene encoding primosomal protein N', which translates to MVDNRLYAEVVVHTPLGRRVVRSAPVPQAEDTDNLPPPASFHYSIPDALRNEILVGHLVWVPFGSRQLQGVVLSLSDTSPVAETRDILALLDPQPVLTPYQIALARWISEYYMAPLHLAIWNMLPPGIGYRESVILTLAESVPDPTRLSPMQQKVVDLLRSRGSLNTRQLSRFLRDEDWRSAVEGLVRQGVLRRSREIQGPRARPRQEEVIRLTAAGRDFSLDDLRGAKQRVLLDYLQGRMQGDWVPVAAVLTETGTTRAQLRGLLERGLIEWRSQEVRAALQVGCEFAPTAPPRFTPEQEMAWREIAGALEAQRHRVFLLHGVTGSGKTEIYLRAVGEVLARGLGAIVLVPEIALTPQTIRRFTARFPGHVATLHSNLTVHERYSQWLRVRSGEASVVVGSRSAVFAPVANLGLIVVDEEHEWSYKQDQTPYYHARDVAIQLGRIANVPVILGSATPDVGSYYRAVQGEYTLLELPQRILGHRRQLEKQADQRHISAPFPERIGGDDEGIRYMELPPVLVVDLRQELRAGNRGIFSRALQKAMSEALSAGEQVILFLNRRGAATFVMCRDCGHVLRCPRCNVSLTYHGEGHNLICHHCNYRLPMPDACPQCMSARIKFFGIGTQKVQEVTEATFPGVRTLRWDRDVTGAAGSHERILEKFINHEADVLIGTQMIAKGLDLPLVTLVGVVSADTALHLPDFRAIERTFQILTQVAGRAGRSVLGGKVIIQTYNPQHYCIQAASRHDYKAFYQQEMACRRELWYPPFSQLVRLVYVHRSARACREEAKRMHRILLHKIKRLGLPETDLVGPAPCFLTRLRGRYRWQIVVCSKDPHALLSGVPLPLGWRVDVDPVSLL; encoded by the coding sequence ATGGTTGATAACAGGCTATACGCTGAAGTTGTAGTCCACACCCCGTTGGGGCGTCGCGTGGTCCGCTCTGCGCCTGTCCCTCAAGCCGAGGATACAGATAACTTACCTCCACCAGCCTCTTTTCATTACTCTATCCCAGATGCCCTTCGGAATGAAATTCTGGTTGGGCACCTCGTTTGGGTGCCATTTGGTTCCCGTCAACTGCAGGGTGTAGTGTTGTCGCTCTCCGACACGTCTCCTGTAGCCGAAACGCGCGATATTTTAGCCCTCCTGGATCCTCAACCTGTTCTCACCCCGTACCAGATCGCCTTGGCGCGTTGGATCAGCGAGTATTACATGGCTCCACTACACTTAGCGATTTGGAACATGCTACCACCGGGCATTGGCTATCGTGAGAGCGTGATATTAACCTTAGCAGAAAGCGTGCCAGACCCAACCCGGCTTTCGCCTATGCAGCAGAAGGTTGTAGATCTCCTGCGTTCACGCGGCTCGCTGAACACGCGTCAACTCAGCCGGTTTCTGCGCGATGAGGATTGGCGCAGTGCTGTGGAAGGATTGGTCCGTCAAGGTGTCCTTCGCAGATCGCGAGAAATCCAGGGTCCACGCGCTAGGCCGCGGCAAGAAGAAGTAATACGTCTGACAGCAGCGGGTCGGGATTTTTCTCTAGATGATTTGCGAGGGGCGAAACAGCGTGTCCTGCTCGACTACCTGCAAGGCCGAATGCAGGGTGATTGGGTCCCGGTGGCAGCAGTGCTTACTGAGACTGGCACAACTCGCGCTCAACTGCGTGGTCTGTTGGAGCGGGGGTTGATCGAGTGGCGATCACAGGAGGTGCGTGCTGCCTTGCAGGTGGGCTGCGAGTTCGCCCCCACCGCCCCGCCCCGCTTCACCCCTGAGCAGGAGATGGCCTGGCGGGAGATCGCTGGGGCACTGGAAGCACAGAGACATCGGGTCTTCCTTCTCCATGGAGTCACCGGCAGTGGCAAGACGGAAATTTACCTTCGTGCTGTGGGAGAAGTGTTGGCTAGGGGGTTAGGAGCCATCGTCCTGGTGCCTGAGATTGCGTTGACTCCCCAGACTATCCGGCGCTTCACAGCCCGTTTTCCCGGCCATGTAGCGACTTTGCACAGCAATTTGACCGTTCACGAGCGTTACAGCCAGTGGTTGCGGGTACGTAGTGGAGAGGCCAGCGTTGTGGTGGGCTCAAGATCAGCGGTCTTCGCACCAGTCGCCAATCTCGGTCTCATTGTGGTGGATGAGGAACATGAATGGTCTTATAAGCAAGACCAGACTCCATACTATCACGCCCGCGATGTCGCCATCCAACTTGGCAGGATAGCCAATGTTCCAGTCATTCTCGGGAGCGCCACACCCGACGTAGGATCTTATTACCGCGCTGTGCAGGGTGAATACACCCTGCTCGAATTACCACAGCGCATACTGGGACATCGCCGCCAACTGGAAAAGCAGGCTGACCAGCGCCATATCTCGGCTCCTTTTCCTGAACGGATTGGAGGAGATGATGAGGGTATTCGCTATATGGAGTTGCCGCCAGTTTTGGTAGTGGACTTGCGCCAAGAACTTCGTGCGGGGAACCGCGGTATCTTCAGCCGAGCGTTGCAGAAGGCCATGAGCGAAGCCCTGAGTGCGGGCGAGCAGGTCATTCTCTTCCTCAACCGCCGGGGGGCCGCTACCTTCGTTATGTGTCGGGACTGTGGTCACGTGCTACGTTGCCCTCGCTGCAACGTTTCCCTCACTTATCATGGCGAGGGCCATAATCTCATCTGCCATCACTGCAATTACCGGCTGCCGATGCCCGATGCTTGTCCGCAGTGTATGAGCGCGCGGATCAAGTTCTTTGGCATAGGGACGCAGAAGGTGCAAGAGGTAACAGAAGCAACTTTTCCAGGAGTGCGGACCTTACGCTGGGATCGGGACGTGACCGGAGCGGCAGGCTCTCATGAGCGCATCCTCGAAAAGTTCATCAACCATGAGGCCGACGTACTCATCGGCACACAGATGATTGCCAAGGGGTTGGATTTGCCGCTGGTTACGTTAGTTGGTGTGGTTAGTGCCGATACTGCCCTCCATCTACCTGATTTCCGCGCCATTGAACGCACATTTCAGATTCTCACCCAGGTTGCTGGGCGTGCTGGGCGTAGTGTATTGGGCGGCAAAGTGATCATCCAAACGTATAACCCGCAACATTACTGTATCCAGGCCGCAAGTCGCCATGACTATAAAGCCTTTTACCAACAGGAGATGGCGTGCCGCCGCGAACTATGGTATCCTCCTTTCAGTCAACTAGTGAGGCTTGTCTATGTGCATCGTAGCGCCAGAGCCTGCCGCGAGGAGGCCAAGCGGATGCATCGCATTTTGCTCCACAAAATCAAGCGCCTGGGGTTGCCGGAGACGGATCTGGTTGGCCCTGCGCCCTGTTTCCTGACCCGATTGCGTGGCCGCTATCGCTGGCAGATCGTGGTATGCAGCAAAGATCCCCACGCGCTCTTGTCTGGTGTACCACTGCCTCTGGGCTGGCGTGTGGACGTCGACCCGGTGAGCCTGCTATGA